In Gemmatimonadales bacterium, the genomic window CCTGCAGCAGCTCGCTCACGGGCCGGCGCCCCCGGTCACGGCGTAGACGAACAGGTTCACCCCCATCCGCAGCGCCTGCTCGCGGATCGGGGCCGGGTCGTGGTGCACCTCCGGATCCTCCCACCCGTCGCCGAGGTCGGACTGGTAGGAGTAGTAGAGGGCGAGGCGCGGACCGAAGAAGATGCCGAAGCCTTGCGCCGGCAGGCCGTCGTGCTCGTGGATCTTCGGAATCCCGTGCGGGAACTCGTACACGTTGTGGTAGATGGGGTGCGTGAGCGGCACCTCCGCGAACGGCCGGTCCGGGAAGGCCTTCGCGATCTCGCGACGGATGGACTTGTCCATCCCGTAGCAATCGTCGGCGTGCAGGAACCCGCCGGCCTCCAGGTGCGCGCGGAGCGAGCGCACGTCGTCGGCCGACCAGAGCACGTTGCCGTGTCCGGTCATATAGAGGTAAGGCACGTCGGGAAGCGCCGGGTCGGTGAGCCGCACCACCCGCTCCCGGTCGGCCGTCTGGAGGGTCGTGCGCTCGCGGATCGCGCGCAGCAGGTTGGGCAGGCTGGAGGGATTGCCGTACCAGTCCCCTCCGCCGTCGTAGTGGACCCGCCCGATGGTCAGCGGGACCACGGAGTCACCGGCTCAGCAGGCGATAGGCGTCGCGGCGGGAGATTCCTAGGCGTTGGGCCAGCTCCTTGGCGATGGCACCCGGCGCGCCGCCGTCGGCCCGCAGGGCGGCCACGAGCTCGCGCGCCTCGTCCTCGTCGGGCGCGGCGGGGCTGGGCTCGGCCGCTCCGCGAGGGGCGCCGCCGACCACCACCGTCACCTCGCCGCGCGGGGGGTGCTCCTCGTAATACTGGGCGAGCTGGCCAGCCGTTCCGCGCCGGATCTCCTCGTGGATCTTGGTCAGCTCGCGGGCCACCGCGGCCGGCCGGTCGGCGCCGCAGGCCGCGACCAGGTCCCGGAGCAGGGCGGTCGTGCGGTTCGCCGCCTCGTAGCAGACCGTCGTCCAGCTCTCCGCCGCGATGCGCTGCAGCAGCGCCGCGCGCGCCGTGCCCTTCCGGGG contains:
- a CDS encoding DUF4159 domain-containing protein, with the protein product MVPLTIGRVHYDGGGDWYGNPSSLPNLLRAIRERTTLQTADRERVVRLTDPALPDVPYLYMTGHGNVLWSADDVRSLRAHLEAGGFLHADDCYGMDKSIRREIAKAFPDRPFAEVPLTHPIYHNVYEFPHGIPKIHEHDGLPAQGFGIFFGPRLALYYSYQSDLGDGWEDPEVHHDPAPIREQALRMGVNLFVYAVTGGAGP
- the rsmI gene encoding 16S rRNA (cytidine(1402)-2'-O)-methyltransferase — its product is MARPVVKGGTLFVLSTPIGHLGDFSFRGLEVLRRVAVVAAEDTRRTRRLLGHYEVVREVVSLHAHSQVEDIERLLDRVAAGEDVAYVTDAGTPAISDPGAALVARAHERGVGVVPIPGPAAVIAALAAVGLPADRFLFLGFLPRKGTARAALLQRIAAESWTTVCYEAANRTTALLRDLVAACGADRPAAVARELTKIHEEIRRGTAGQLAQYYEEHPPRGEVTVVVGGAPRGAAEPSPAAPDEDEARELVAALRADGGAPGAIAKELAQRLGISRRDAYRLLSR